In the Deinococcus ficus genome, one interval contains:
- a CDS encoding glycoside hydrolase family 32 protein encodes MPTLRPRVHFTPRANWINDPNGLVYAGGAYHLFCQFNPRGLDHGYMSWGHATSRDLLHWQEHDVALPWREGHDVFSGSAFVDWADTAGFARPGDPHPPVIAMYTGNAPDHQAQYLAVSRDAGTTWTFATPEPVLDEGKADFRDPKTFWHAPSGQWVSVVVHPHERQVGLYGSADLRTWAPLSTFGPAGVTEGIWEVPDLFPLRGPGGQVRWVLKVDTFQGGPQGGCGAQYWVGDFDGVTFTPATPARWADWGRDFYAAITYADLPAEQDRTVWIGWLNNWSYATRLPTTPWRGMMTLPRELGLSADLILTQAPVRELEARRGAALTPDGDGLPLPPGQAVDLTLTATGEFTLTLTSAAGEEAALFLQGGALHLRRPAPPEAPDFAGTHAAPLPDGAFLDGRLDLRVVLDTLSVEVFAAGGRLSFTHGLLPTRPVTRLGLSGAVQGEGWVLT; translated from the coding sequence ATGCCCACCCTGCGCCCCCGCGTTCACTTCACGCCCCGCGCGAACTGGATCAACGACCCCAACGGCCTCGTGTACGCCGGCGGCGCGTACCACCTGTTCTGCCAGTTCAACCCGCGCGGCCTGGACCACGGGTACATGAGCTGGGGGCACGCCACCAGCCGCGACCTGCTGCACTGGCAGGAGCACGACGTCGCCCTGCCGTGGCGGGAGGGGCACGACGTGTTCAGCGGCAGCGCCTTCGTGGACTGGGCGGACACCGCCGGCTTCGCCCGGCCCGGCGACCCGCACCCGCCCGTGATCGCCATGTACACCGGCAACGCCCCCGACCACCAGGCGCAGTACCTCGCGGTCAGCCGGGACGCCGGAACCACCTGGACCTTCGCCACACCGGAGCCCGTGCTGGACGAGGGCAAGGCCGACTTTCGCGACCCGAAGACCTTCTGGCACGCGCCCAGCGGGCAGTGGGTGAGCGTGGTCGTGCACCCGCACGAGCGGCAGGTCGGCCTGTACGGCTCGGCGGACCTGCGCACCTGGGCGCCGCTGAGCACCTTCGGCCCGGCCGGCGTGACCGAGGGCATCTGGGAGGTGCCCGACCTGTTCCCCCTGCGGGGGCCCGGTGGGCAGGTCCGCTGGGTGCTGAAGGTGGACACCTTCCAGGGCGGCCCGCAGGGCGGCTGCGGCGCCCAGTACTGGGTGGGCGACTTCGACGGCGTGACTTTCACGCCCGCCACCCCGGCGCGCTGGGCCGACTGGGGCCGGGACTTCTACGCCGCGATCACCTACGCCGACCTGCCCGCCGAACAGGACCGGACGGTGTGGATCGGGTGGCTGAACAACTGGTCGTACGCCACGCGCCTGCCCACCACGCCCTGGCGCGGCATGATGACCCTGCCCCGCGAACTCGGCCTGAGCGCCGACCTGATCCTCACGCAGGCGCCCGTGCGGGAACTGGAGGCCCGGCGCGGCGCGGCGCTCACCCCGGACGGGGACGGCCTGCCCCTGCCTCCCGGGCAGGCCGTGGACCTCACCCTCACCGCGACCGGCGAGTTCACCCTCACCCTCACCTCGGCCGCGGGGGAGGAGGCCGCGCTGTTCCTGCAGGGCGGCGCGCTGCACCTGCGCCGCCCCGCCCCACCGGAAGCCCCGGATTTTGCCGGAACGCACGCTGCCCCGCTTCCCGACGGCGCCTTCCTGGACGGCCGGCTGGACCTGCGCGTGGTGCTGGACACCCTATCCGTGGAGGTGTTCGCCGCCGGGGGCCGGCTGAGCTTCACGCACGGGCTGCTGCCCACGCGGCCGGTCACCCGCCTCGGCCTGAGCGGCGCCGTGCAGGGGGAGGGCTGGGTGCTGACCTGA
- a CDS encoding SulP family inorganic anion transporter, whose protein sequence is MSAITPAPATPKGAREVLSLLNPAPAWKREFAGYGQEKFLKDLLAGVTVAIVALPLALAFGVVSGAGATAGVITAIIAGLVAAVFGGSRYQVTGPTGAMTVVLLPIISQYGMTQVYVIGIMAGLMLVVIGLARLGRVIDRIPWPVITGFTNGIAVIIALQQVPAALGLKAPHGETILPTTWAVVQDFLARPHWAPLGLTLVSFGIMLLWPRVTTRVPAGIVALLVVTGAATALHLDVPRISDIPKGLTLPHLPALSFSELPALVGPAVSVALLAGIESLLSAIVADGMARVRDYRPNRELVGQGLANIVSPLFGGIPSTGAIARTAVGVKSGAQTRMTAIIHAAVLLVIVLSLGRYAALVPLAVLSGILLNTAYRMFEVDAVKALRRSTKSDFVTMLATMGVTVVFDLILAIEIGLLVAGLLFIQRLVHTPTLHEMDIDRNAPREANVELLKERVLAFRVDGPLFFAVSGRMLEHLTSQQEVDVIVLRMRRATSLDASGAHALEAIFDDLTGRHIKLLFSGLQDQPRALLRRMDLYGKLTTGGEHDFEGTTDAITHAWSHVHRRVQGHPWPA, encoded by the coding sequence ATGTCCGCGATCACGCCCGCCCCCGCCACGCCGAAAGGCGCGCGGGAAGTGCTCAGCCTGCTGAATCCCGCCCCCGCCTGGAAACGCGAGTTCGCCGGGTACGGGCAGGAGAAGTTCCTCAAGGACCTGCTGGCCGGCGTGACGGTCGCCATCGTGGCGCTGCCGCTGGCTCTGGCGTTCGGCGTGGTGAGCGGCGCGGGCGCGACGGCCGGGGTGATCACGGCGATCATCGCGGGGCTGGTGGCGGCGGTGTTCGGCGGCAGCCGCTACCAGGTGACCGGCCCGACCGGCGCGATGACGGTGGTGCTGCTGCCGATCATCAGCCAGTACGGCATGACTCAGGTGTACGTGATCGGGATCATGGCCGGGCTGATGCTGGTCGTGATCGGCCTGGCGCGACTGGGGCGGGTGATCGACCGGATTCCGTGGCCGGTGATCACGGGCTTCACGAACGGCATCGCGGTCATCATCGCGTTGCAGCAGGTGCCGGCGGCACTGGGACTGAAAGCCCCGCACGGGGAGACGATTCTGCCGACCACCTGGGCGGTCGTGCAGGACTTCCTGGCCCGGCCCCACTGGGCGCCGCTGGGGCTGACGCTGGTGAGTTTCGGGATCATGCTGCTGTGGCCCCGGGTGACCACCCGCGTGCCGGCGGGCATCGTGGCACTCCTGGTGGTGACGGGCGCGGCGACCGCGCTGCACCTGGACGTGCCGCGCATCAGCGACATCCCGAAGGGGCTGACGCTGCCGCACCTGCCGGCCCTGAGCTTCAGCGAGCTGCCGGCCCTGGTCGGCCCGGCGGTGTCGGTGGCGCTGCTGGCCGGGATCGAGAGCCTGCTGTCGGCCATCGTCGCGGACGGCATGGCGCGCGTGCGGGACTACCGGCCGAACCGGGAACTGGTCGGGCAGGGGCTGGCGAACATCGTGTCGCCGCTGTTCGGCGGGATTCCCAGCACGGGCGCGATCGCCCGCACGGCGGTGGGCGTCAAGAGCGGCGCGCAGACGCGCATGACCGCCATCATTCACGCGGCGGTGCTGCTGGTGATCGTGCTGTCGCTCGGGCGGTACGCGGCGCTGGTGCCGCTGGCGGTCCTGAGCGGCATCCTGCTGAACACCGCGTACCGCATGTTCGAGGTGGACGCCGTGAAGGCCCTGCGGCGCAGCACGAAGAGTGACTTCGTGACCATGCTCGCCACCATGGGGGTCACGGTGGTGTTCGACCTGATTCTCGCCATCGAGATCGGGCTGCTGGTCGCGGGCCTGCTGTTCATCCAGCGGCTGGTGCACACACCCACCCTGCACGAGATGGACATCGACCGCAACGCGCCCCGGGAGGCGAACGTGGAGCTGCTGAAAGAGCGCGTGCTGGCCTTCCGGGTGGACGGCCCGCTGTTCTTCGCGGTGTCGGGCCGGATGCTGGAGCACCTCACCAGCCAGCAGGAGGTGGACGTGATCGTGCTGCGCATGCGCCGCGCCACCAGCCTGGACGCCAGCGGCGCACACGCGCTGGAGGCGATCTTCGACGACCTGACTGGGCGGCACATCAAGCTGCTGTTCAGCGGCCTGCAGGACCAGCCGCGCGCCCTGCTGCGGCGCATGGACCTGTACGGCAAGCTCACGACCGGCGGCGAGCACGATTTCGAGGGCACCACCGACGCCATCACGCACGCCTGGAGTCACGTGCACCGCCGCGTGCAGGGCCATCCCTGGCCCGCCTGA
- a CDS encoding HpcH/HpaI aldolase/citrate lyase family protein — protein sequence MLYVPGDKPRAMDKARTLGADAVILDLEDAVAPEHKAAARENVREALRTPWPCPVLVRVNGTGTPWEHEDREMALLAGVHGLVLPKVEDAGTVRDLHLRVPLWAMIETPAGVLNAAAIAAAPGVAGLLVGANDLARALRCRPHPERLPLLHALESVVLAARAHGKHPVDAVFNDVRDAAGFARECVQGRTLGFGGKTVIHPGQVPAANEAFGVSDEEAQAARGLLAAWTAARAEGKSVATFAGALVEQMHADEAQDIVNLWAATLPRA from the coding sequence ATGCTGTATGTGCCGGGCGACAAGCCCCGCGCCATGGACAAGGCCCGGACGCTCGGCGCGGACGCCGTGATCCTGGACCTGGAGGACGCCGTGGCGCCCGAACACAAGGCGGCCGCGCGGGAGAACGTGCGGGAGGCGCTGCGCACGCCCTGGCCGTGCCCGGTGCTGGTGCGGGTGAACGGAACCGGCACGCCCTGGGAGCACGAGGACCGCGAGATGGCCCTGCTGGCCGGCGTGCACGGCCTGGTGCTGCCCAAGGTGGAGGACGCCGGCACCGTCCGGGACCTGCACCTGCGCGTGCCGCTGTGGGCGATGATCGAAACGCCGGCGGGGGTGCTGAACGCCGCGGCCATCGCGGCCGCGCCGGGCGTGGCGGGGCTGCTGGTGGGCGCCAACGACCTGGCGCGCGCCCTGCGCTGCCGGCCGCACCCGGAGCGGCTGCCGCTGCTGCACGCGCTCGAAAGCGTGGTGCTGGCCGCCCGGGCGCACGGGAAGCACCCGGTGGACGCCGTGTTCAACGACGTGCGGGACGCCGCGGGTTTCGCGCGGGAGTGCGTGCAGGGCCGCACGCTGGGCTTCGGCGGGAAGACCGTCATTCACCCGGGGCAGGTGCCGGCCGCAAACGAGGCCTTCGGCGTGTCCGACGAGGAAGCGCAGGCCGCCCGGGGTCTGCTGGCCGCCTGGACCGCCGCGCGGGCCGAGGGGAAGAGCGTGGCGACCTTCGCGGGTGCGCTGGTCGAGCAGATGCACGCCGACGAGGCCCAGGACATCGTGAACCTCTGGGCGGCCACCCTGCCCCGCGCCTGA